The Pelmatolapia mariae isolate MD_Pm_ZW linkage group LG10_11, Pm_UMD_F_2, whole genome shotgun sequence genome includes a region encoding these proteins:
- the ice1 gene encoding little elongation complex subunit 1 → MMPGENQSKALAIAADATTGNCQNCSVLQQSLAEYVSSFLALKQKIAVSDDTIRLQQQLEELQIRLVTLEKKTADYESVQAELEEKKTALKVYEQLSEEVEKLKVEKSKTIAENKKLEDQLKNVKDLADKQTLENAQLKREKAVVENDLLISQTSLQKSQAQAEQAEKLMDENAKMKSTKDSLESKIRILEDSVCQQKHQISQLTKEKTILEKNINDLQVRLMKLERERNKEYRSTTTQASAPAEPKIDKEKFRMLLENLWACVDPEQEESVNQLPFHESRVPPSSPQATLHSHLSKMSPFGSPKISEPHSFHIPAKATCTPLKQSPRTQDAIKHKASLQCSGERKQAGTPKKSKRSPKARKTAESSAEMDTLSVEEIIRLFRPMPPSISPLPDLNTEVESMKMEVRENESHSKPCEDRPALKQEQTLHIATSPSSQRSPKSAALQTEENADLSVVTDEGEGEISNEKNFEPTKFGGIPKVIDEIATDMRGIRPQNDMLIEQEPSSAQLSPPSSSFSTSSFTGLIEAVPLPTESTLLSCNRGISRISKNENALEDANSDLSETVTSMDVDMSPSDITDNKTVALDGGESALISDSMEGIVVAATQSSSDIEKNTLDSFKLQDNTRSGCKDSDIPEHTPSSSGSSDSITAVSNKHLEEKFEVDESIKLLGKEDGNAQRTAEDDVAALPASSICNNIPPPPTSPLLKKEDDQSGADQESGHANVEPFRKKDADIEIVTNFQETNTVNCESLKEGAHSLCKRVSPSCLLPSIKLQALDSQPGKLNCDDNIDHVSTLEKECDIEKATVEDLPQHKIHTSSSTSLETMPDSPETNTVNCKASKEDRHSFCRQLSPSCLLPTVKLVSLDTQPNPGILDADVQTEIISTNIQSPSVSLEEQGVTKSATNEDQAQDKINGGDTTPLLQNPAATEGQDQSLDLQTVEPENLIREEKTTSGEGSAEAQAPECISNVRGEMGPPLPRLLTPLKTPPKANRSINPRQAIGKLLFPSPMDGIESPTSPTQTNRTPNRHQLSSLSTNSPLPLNGVPSSPLQFGSATPKHAVPVPGRLPLTAISSSPSSSSTTPSQENSMRFLDTMYPELSARARTLSILRGNVNLNICSSEGGTLPTTDSQKSSFKTINSTSTAFTKTEVRGEKRPAIGMPQPKSSKCLRLDQAAGVTRNQVLASSSKSGDDTSSAQNLTLEQPKTETTSSPLKSVEHPQKNLIVNSLRKIEDQCFDLLPVVRSHLHVGNLPKKPVLRDEEKEVIAEVCQSNSADDMIVAILNKLKAGKMDLSGNYVQALCRVYTGICRQRGDVEKARVLAYSLLIEDFPDSAKLILFMVTTWPNLLTHTSSLSQAIHAVTKLRASEELLSCLLAFLGWNKTPPCDIDKLISRTLSEIRSGSNLSFTKRSRYGEDLGAEAWEHVYALHLLCTNKKWKWTYDNLLGKELWPLMNSWVTQPRQQQQPISDVAVATVLRLIGCLGQLGLKEKCNSTVVTIANVINTFGRHGPAEGVPWEVQLAAIYCIYDLSPCNPKQALEALAEWRGETSQSVPPAVTSCINQLASICRQANS, encoded by the exons ATGATGCCAGGGGAGAATCAGTCCAAAGCGTTGGCAATCGCCGCGGACGCGACGACTGGAAACTGTCAAAACTGCTCTGTTTTGCAGCAG AGTCTGGCTGAATATGTGTCTTCATTCCTGGCACTAAAACAGAAGATAGCGGTTTCAGA TGACACAATCAGGCTTCAGCAGCAGCTGGAAGAGCTTCAGATCCGACTGGTTACTCTGGAGAAAAAGACGGCTGATTATGAATCGGTGCAAGCAGAACTGGAAGAAAAGAAG acTGCTCTTAAGGTGTATGAACAACTATCTGAAGAGGTGGAAAAACTGAAGGTGGAAAAAAGCAAGACAATAGCAGA GAACAAAAAGCTTGAAGACCAGCTAAAAAATGTTAAAG ATTtggcagacaaacaaacacttgAAAATGCACAgctgaaaagagaaaaggctGTGGTGGAAAACGATTTGCTCATATCCCAG ACATCCTTGCAGAAATCTCAGGCACAAGCAGAGCAAGCTGAAAAACTCATGGATGAAAACGCCAAGATGAAAAGCAC AAAGGACAGCCTTGAAAGTAAAATCAGAATTCTTGAag attcagTTTGCCAACAGAAGCATCAAATTTCCCAACTGACCAAAGAGAAGACCATACTAGAGAAAAATATCAACGATCTACAG GTGAGACTGATGAAACTGGAAAGGGAAAGGAACAAAG AATACAGAAGCACAACAACTCAAGCAAGTGCGCCTGCAGAGCCTAAAATTGACAAAG AAAAGTTCCGGATGTTGCTAGAGAACTTGTGGGCATGTGTAGACCCAGAGCAGGAGGAGTCTGTAAACCAGTTGCCCTTTCACG AGTCCAGAGTTCCTCCTTCCTCTCCACAAGCCACACTGCACTCTCATTTGAGTAAAATGTCCCCATTTGGTTCTCCGAAGATCAGTGAACCCCACAGTTTCCACATACCAGCGAAAGCAACTTGTACACCATTAAAACAGTCTCCTCGCACACAGGATGCCATCAAGCACAAAGCATCTCTTCAGTGCTCTGGTGAAAGAAAGCAGGCAGGCACTCCAAAAAAGAGCAAGCGATCACCTAAGGCACGCAAAACTGCTGAGTCATCTGCGGAGATGGACACATTATCTGTTGAAGAGATAATCAGATTGTTTAGGCCCATGCCTCCCAGTATTTCACCACTTCCAGATTTG AACACTGAGGtggaatccatgaaaatggaggTTCGAGAAAATGAAAGTCATTCTAAACCCTGTGAGGACCGCCCTGCTCTTAAACAAGAGCAGACCTTACACATTGCAACATCACCATCAAGTCAAAGGAGTCCAAAATCAGCTGCACTTCAAACGGAGGAGAATGCAGACTTGTCGGTGGTCACAGACGAGGGAGAGGGGGAAATTTCCaatgaaaagaactttgaaccAACCAAGTTTGGCGGGATTCCTAAAGTTATTGATGAAATCGCTACAGATATGAGAGGAATACGTCCTCAAAACGACATGCTGATTGAACAGGAGCCATCATCTGCACAGTTATCACCACCATCATCGTCGTTTTCCACATCAAGTTTTACGGGATTGATTGAGGCTGTGCCATTACCTACTGAAAGTACACTTCTCTCCTGTAATCGTGGCATCAGTAGAATctctaaaaatgaaaatgccTTAGAAGATGCAAATAGTGATCTCTCAGAGACTGTAACAAGCATGGATGTTGACATGAGCCCTAGTGACATTACTGATAACAAAACAGTTGCTCTTGATGGTGGAGAGTCAGCCCTAATAAGTGACTCTATGGAAGGCATTGTGGTTGCAGCTACACAAAGTAGTTCAGACATTGAAAAAAATACTCTGGATTCTTTTAAACTTCAGGACAATACACGGTCTGGCTGCAAGGACTCTGATATACCTGAACATACTCCAAGTTCATCAGGCAGCAGTGACAGCATCACTGCTGTCTCTAATAAACATCTTGAAGAGAAATTTGAAGTTGATGAAAGCATCAAACTTCTTGGGAAGGAGGATGGGAATGCACAGAGGACTGCAGAAGATGATGTGGCAGCTTTGCCTGCATCATCAATCTGTAATAATATACCTCCACCCCCTACATCTCCGTTGTTAAAGAAGGAAGACGACCAGTCCGGTGCTGATCAGGAATCTGGCCACGCAAATGTTGAACCTTTTAGAAAAAAGGATGCTGACATAGAAATAGTTACCAACTTCCAAGAAACAAATACTGTAAACTGTGAATCTTTGAAAGAAGGTGCACATTCTCTTTGCAAGCGAGTGAGTCCTTCCTGCCTTTTACCCTCTATAAAGCTGCAGGCTTTGGATAGTCAGCCAGGAAAATTGAACTGTGATGATAACATAGACCACGTCTCAACTTTAGAGAAAGAATGTGACATTGAAAAAGCTACTGTTGAAGATCTTCCTCAGCACAAAATACACACCAGTAGTAGTACATCATTGGAGACAATGCCTGATTCCCCAGAGACAAATACTGTAAACTGTAAAGCTTCAAAAGAAGATAGACATTCTTTTTGCAGGCAGTTGAGTCCCTCATGTCTTTTGCCCACTGTAAAGCTGGTATCTTTGGACACTCAACCAAACCCAGGAATATTGGATGCTGATGTTCAGACAGAAATTATTTCAACAAACATACAATCGCCTTCTGTCAGTTTAGAGGAACAAGGTGTCACCAAAAGTGCTACTAATGAAGACCAGGCTCAGGATAAAATTAATGGAGGTGATACTACTCCATTACTTCAGAATCCTGCTGCCACAGAAGGACAAGATCAATCTTTGGACTTGCAAACGGTAGAGCCTGAAAATCTAATAAGAGAGGAAAAAACTACCTCAGGAGAAGGTTCAGCTGAAGCTCAGGCTCCAGAGTGCATAAGCAATGTTCGCGGCGAAATGGGTCCTCCACTTCCTCGTCTCCTTACCCCTTTGAAGACTCCTCCGAAGGCGAACAGATCTATCAACCCAAGGCAGGCTATTGGGAAACTATTATTTCCTTCACCCATGGATGGAATTGAATCTCCTACTTCACCTACTCAGACCAACAGAACACCGAACCGTCATCAGCTGAGTTCTTTATCCACAAACAGCCCACTCCCTCTAAATGGAGTCCCCTCATCACCACTTCAGTTCGGCTCTGCCACGCCTAAACATGCTGTGCCAGTCCCTGGTCGCCTGCCTTTGACAGCAATTAGttcttctccttcatcatcctCAACGACGCCATCTCAGGAAAATTCCATGAGATTTCTCGACACCATGTATCCAGAGCTCTCTGCCCGGGCTCGTACTCTGAGCATTCTTAGAGGCAATGTCAATCTCAACATTTGCTCATCCGAGGGCGGAACATTACCGACAACCGACAGTCAGAAGTCTAGCTTTAAAACTATAAACTCCACTTCAACGGCCTTCACAAAGACTGAAGTGAGGGGAGAAAAAAGGCCTGCCATTGGTATGCCGCAGCCTAAAAGCAGTAAATGTCTCAGGCTTGACCAGGCTGCTGGTGTGACTCGCAATCAGGTGCTTGCCTCCTCTTCAAAAAGTGGAGACGACACCTCATCAGCCCAGAATCTGACACTAGAACAGCCGAAAACTGAGACAACCTCTTCACCCCTGAAATCTGTAGAACATCCACAGAAAAATCTTATAGTTAACTCTTTAAGGAAAATTGAAGACCAGTGCTTTGATCTGCTGCCTGTGGTCCGGAGCCATCTGCATGTTGGTAACCTTCCCAAAAAGCCTGTCTTAAGAGATGAGGAGAAGGAGGTCATcgctgaagtttgccagagcaACTCA GCAGATGACATGATTGTGGCCATCCTGAACAAACTGAAAGCTGGGAAAATGGACCTGAGTGGAAACTATGTGCAGGCCCTCTGCAGAGTCTACACTGGGATCTGTAGGCAGAGGGGAGACGTGGAAAAGGCTCGTGTCCTGGCCTACAGCCTCCTAATAGAAG ATTTTCCAGATTCTGCAAAGCTGATTTTATTTATGGTGACAACATGGCCCAACCTTCTCACACACACCAGTTCTCTGTCCCAAGCCATTCATGCCGTCACCAAACTAAGAGCATCAGAAGAGCTTCTCAGCTGCCTTTTAGCATTTCTTGGTTGGAACAAG ACTCCTCCCTGTGACATTGACAAGCTGATCTCCAGAACACTTTCTGAGATCAGATCGGGATCAAATTTGTCCTTCACAAAACGCAGTCGGTACGGGGAGGACCTTGGAGCCGAGGCTTGGGAACACGTCTATGCACTGCACCTTCTTTGTACAAACAAAAAGTGGAAGTGGACCTATGATAATTTACTAGG CAAGGAGTTGTGGCCACTGATGAACAGTTGGGTAACACAGCCAAGACAGCAACAACAGCCCATCTCTGATGTGGCTGTCGCTACTGTGCTCAGACTCATAG GATGCCTTGGTCAGCTGGGGCTGAAGGAGAAGTGTAATTCTACTGTGGTCACTATTGCCAATGTCATCAATACATTTGGTAGGCATGGACCAGCTGAAG GTGTGCCATGGGAGGTGCAATTAGCAGCCATCTACTGCATCTATGACCTGTCTCCATGCAACCCCAAACAAGCCCTGGAAGCTCTTGCAGAATGGAGAGGAGAAACATCTCAAAGTGTCCCTCCTGCTGTCACTAGCTGCATTAACCAGCTAGCCTCTATTTGCAGACAAGCCAACAGCTAA
- the LOC134636674 gene encoding terminal nucleotidyltransferase 4A-like, with amino-acid sequence MDPRTAWIQPEQKVPASTLWMHIWGTPQEFGAGSGIDSRLQHQRNFAAQSANSTDSRGEYCRNVAPPSMVVLGNLSKRDGSGERGSVRRKGSLSPSSSSLDSEAESSSPSGSCLHIDNLSVTEEANQFLHYGKQELKENSLRQQHPLTPFHTVQQHWRSMQQSTDHTPPGIRNQHGNKHHYQTHSSSRRKHLNRANTFHGINPPLCCDSNGHHPDSNCSPWKTRRYSQGINGLHEEIMDFFSFMSPKPEEESMRRDVVNRIEGIIKDLWPTVQVEIFGSFSTGLYLPTSDIDLVVFGKWDHPPLQELEQALKKHNVSGSHPIKLLDKATVPIIKLTDCETRVKVDISFNVETAVKAAQFIKSYLKKYPVLPPLIFVLKQFLLQRELNEVFTGGISSYSLILMAISFLQLHPRIDTSRPNINLGILLIEFFALYGRDFDYIKTAIRVKNGGASLCKEEMLKEMGNGNRPSMLCIEDPVQPGNDVGRSSYGVLQVKQVFDFAYMVLSHSVSPLSRAYPNKDCDSTLGRLIKVSQEVLKYRDWTIQKWGAKQYAKLGNHRMLSSTSDVEACEQDLARLMLGGDQRDASSPLSADSPSPSPVFVNSPHHRLSSSSACSLSSSSSSGSDIESESPHGTNATIQFHPFTFQSMFQMATNLRTAHPAGFIHTMHQIQMSLPENIAIPPLSDCRFYHETPPSISVVHRQSPQAAPQTPQISPYTNSTSPLLSPHHHQQLHHPQVGGLQSRSYAMGSNSHGSLEHPKLGFKHNQGSNLQGQSHGNFSPQRRFVPQVHNATSGFRNQQQYGRNACRRKKKDNLPAFNQIR; translated from the exons ATGGATCCCAGGACCGCTTGGATCCAGCCGGAGCAGAAGGTACCTGCCAGTACCCTGTGGATGCACATTTGGGGAACCCCTCAGGAATTCGGAGCAGGCTCCGGTATCGACAGCCGCCTTCAACACCAACGTAACTTTGCAGCGCAGAGCGCAAACTCCACGGACTCACGCGGTGAGTATTGCAGAAATGTAGCACCGCCATCGATGGTAGTGTTGGGGAACCTGTCGAAGCGAGACGGCAGCGGGGAGAGGGGAAGTGTCCGGAGGAAGGGCTCGTTGTCGccgtcctcctcctctctggaCTCGGAGGCCGAGAGTTCCTCGCCCTCTGGCTCCTGCCTGCACATCGACAATTTGAGCGTTACAGAAGAGGCTAACCAGTTCTTGCACTACGGCAAGCAGGAGTTGAAGGAGAACAGTCTCCGACAGCAACACCCTCTAACCCCTTTTCACACTGTTCAGCAACACTGGCGCAGCATGCAACAATCTACCGACCACACCCCCCCTGGGATAAGAAATCAGCATGGGAACAAGCACCACTATCAGACACATTCATCCAGCCGCAGGAAGCACCTGAACAGGGCCAACACTTTCCACGGCATCAACCCCCCCCTGTGCTGCGACTCCAATGGACATCATCCAGACTCTAATTGTAGCCCGTGGAAAACCAGGCGCTACAGCCAGGGCATCAATGG TCTTCACGAAGAGATTATGGACTTCTTCAGCTTCATGTCACCAAAACCAGAAGAAGAGTCAATGAGAAGGGATGTAGTGAACAGAATAGAGGGGATTATCAAAGATTTGTGGCCCACAGTACAG GTGGAGATATTTGGCAGCTTCAGCACTGGACTTTATCTTCCAACAAG TGACATTGACCTGGTGGTGTTCGGAAAGTGGGACCATCCCCCGCTGCAAGAACTGGAGCAAGCCTTGAAAAAACACAATGTGTCCGGCTCACATCCCATCAAACTCCTTGACAAAGCTACA GTGCCAATCATCAAGCTTACAGACTGTGAAACACGGGTCAAAGTGGACATCAGCTTTAATGTAGAGACTGCAGTCAAAGCAGCACAGTTCATCAAAAGCTACCTTAAA aaGTACCCTGTTCTGCCACCCTTAATCTTCGTTTTGAAGCAGTTCCTGTTGCAGAGAGAATTAAATGAAGTCTTCACTGGAGGCATTAGCTCATACAGTCTTATACTAATGGCCATCAGCTTCCTGCAG CTACACCCTCGGATAGACACGAGCCGTCCCAACATTAACCTGGGCATCCTGCTGATTGAATTTTTTGCACTGTACGGCCGTGATTTCGACTACATTAAGACTGCCATCAGAGTGAAAAATGGAGGAGCCTCCCTGTGCAAGGAGGAAATGCTCAAAGAAATGGGGAATGGAAACAGACCATCAATGCTCTGCATAGAAGATCCAGTCCAACCAG GCAACGACGTGGGCAGAAGTTCATATGGAGTTCTGCAAGTCAAGCAGGTCTTTGACTTTGCCTACATGGTACTGAGCCATAGTGTTTCTCCACTTTCACGTGCATACCCTAACAAAGACTGTGACAG TACTCTGGGAAGACTCATCAAAGTCAGCCAGGAGGTCCTGAAATACAGGGACTGGACAATCCAGAAGTGGGGTGCCAAGCAGTATGCCAAGCTGGGAAACCACAGAATGTTGTCTTCAACTTCTG ATGTTGAGGCTTGTGAACAGGATCTGGCCAGGCTGATGCTGGGTGGGGATCAAAGAGATGCATCCTCCCCGCTCAGTGCCGACTCCCCGTCACCATCTCCAGTTTTCGTTAACAGCCCCCATCACCGTTTGTCCTCGTCCTCTGCTTGCTcactctcctcttcttcctcttcggGAAGTGACATA GAATCTGAATCCCCTCACGGCACCAATGCTACTATCCAATTCCATCCCTTTACCTTCCAGTCAATGTTTCAGATGGCTACTAACCTGAGGACTGCGCATCCAGCAGGCTTTATTCACACAATGCATCAG ATCCAGATGTCCCTCCCAGAAAACATAGCCATCCCCCCTCTCTCCGATTGCCGCTTCTACCACGAGACCCCTCCTTCCATCAGCGTTGTGCACCGTCAGTCGCCACAAGCCGCACCACAAACCCCTCAAATCTCACCATACACAAACTCTACCAGCCCTCTCCTAAgtccccaccaccaccaacaactTCACCACCCTCAGGTAGGAGGACTGCAGAGCCGCTCTTATGCCATGGGATCCAATTCCCACGGTTCACTGGAGCATCCCAAACTTGGCTTCAAGCACAATCAAGGCAGTAACCTCCAAGGCCAAAGTCACGGTAACTTCAGTCCTCAGCGCAGATTTGTTCCCCAAGTTCATAACGCTACATCGGGTTTCAGGAACCAGCAGCAGTACGGCCGTAACGCCTGTCGACGCAAAAAGAAGGACAATCTTCCTGCCTTCAACCAAATCAGATGA